In Ananas comosus cultivar F153 linkage group 10, ASM154086v1, whole genome shotgun sequence, the sequence gtacaaaaccacaggatactaaattgatgcactttaaactatatgatactaaagtgaaaaagtacgaaatcacaggaattatatttgaatttttcccTTAAATTAATCAACTTTGTCGTTAAACATGATTATTTAATTAacataattgaaaatattatgataGTGGTACTGTACATGATGTCACAATGGAACACGGCCATCATATTTTCCTAGCAATTGAATATGaaacataaatatttaattatcttGTAGCTTTCaggtatataaaaaaaatagttatttctcaaatatatatatttttaaaatagtgcTAAAACTAGGACTCCCTTTGGATTTTAATTCAGCGGCGCTTCCTATCaaacctcttctttttttttctctttttttttttaactagaaACTTTTGAATCCTAGCTgttggtatctgagatccaagtttgaatcctagttgattcacattttcagctaagtttatttctatatgaaataaacgaaacgaatagtatattacctttctcttaaaaaaaaaaaaaaaactaaaaactttgAAGGAGGTGGTAAACCCGGCAACCGTTGGGGTTAAGGATGGTAGAGATAATTACAATCTTTTTGGTTGTCAAACTATGAGGCATATGACACTTTGGTTCTCAAATATTAATATGTTATAAAATATGGTtcgaactttttaaattattgtaattaagtctcacaacttaatttagttgaataaatattgacaaattaataatacagaAATAATATGAAAGTATTATAATTAATGATACGATAATAGTTAAGatgctatattatttttatatcaataatttgtcaatatttaaCAAACTAAATTGGGTCGTGGGACTTAGATTGTAACAATTCAAAAACctcaagaaaaaaattttaataaattaaactttggaAATCAAAGTATCTtgcgcctcatagtttgaggaccaaaagtaaaATTATCCTTTGTTTTTGAGAAAACTTGTGACTTCAAGTATAATCTCCTCATTTTCCATTCATCCAAATAACacaaaaaaacaattttttttttctaaagtaaTAATTGAATTGAAATGATTATGAAAGTTTAGATACTTAGAGCAATTAAATATAAAGgtttaaaaacaaaactaaaTTGGCTGTGCTTAGTtacagaattttttattttatttggatcaAAATCACAGTTTATAAAATCCGTGGAGATTTTTTACTGTGCATCCAAATAGGcccttagctggaaatgtgaatcaactaggattttcTTTAGCTTGTTCACTGAAGCTTGTTGGggtttattaatattttggatgatttaaaactttattttgatATTCGAGTCCTTGGGAAGCTTTTTATATCTTACTATACCCTAGTCACTTTAGTTAAGGTCTCAGTTTATCTTTTTACCCTTATTATAGTTGGATACTGTTTTTTGCATGcgatttttttgaatttttttttttactattttacaaagtaaatattttaaaagacaTATTTCTACTAAAAGAAAGCCTATATTTCCAATAAATCCATCGAAAGCATAATGTGTTTAAGCTTGATTTGATTTTGCCATGTTCGTTGTAACATGAGGGCTAAATTACAGTATATGATAGCAGAAAAAGgcaccaaataataataaattataataaatgctGATTATACTCTTTCCTTCAATATGACTAGGTTATAATAAGTACAGCTTcgtcataattttatttaaattaaaaattgcaATGATTAAAAGCAATGCTTGATAAAATATTGAGCAAATGCACATAAAATGTTACATAAAACAGATGTTTAATAAGGATTATCCTGACGATGAGACCGTTGAATCAACCATTCATCAAAATGCATAAATCTCAAAACAATATGGACAAAGAATTTACTGGCCTCATTATCGGAAAACGtccctattaattttttagggtagaaaataatataaaatttatctaaattgtAGATCATTTTGAGGTGGTTATCCaccctttcaaaattttgattttactatttgacCCTTTAATTTGTTCAATTTGAGCCGGTTAAcgacactttgactttaaaatttgaatatatgtttatctttatagatttaattaattcatattcttataattctcataattataaatttattaaaataaataattagtttgaACTTTAAAGTCAAAATCCGATGAGTAattgaaatcaaacaaattaaaaagttggatggtaaaatcaaaattttacaaaattgatGGATCATTCAAAATGGTCCCTAGTTCCAaaaagttctatacatttttacccttctttgtcattttttttcttatatttttttttcttaattttatgcCATATTGAACGACATGATATACTAAGCTAATTCTTAAATAGCACCAAGCTCATTTTGCATGTTTCCACAAATGAGCCAAAGTATAGCATGCAAATGGTATGGCTATCTCTACAGATTTAGCTAGAAAACTAAGTAAAAAAGCAAGTGACATCCATATCAGAGAAGTGTTTCATGGCAGGGAGGTTCATCGTTAATTCAATCAATCTCCAACTTCTCTGCAGATTATGTCTAAATCCAAGAAAATTCTCATTCTCCCAGTGAAGTCAAACAAAGTACTATTGAAGGAGCATTACACACCAGGTGTTTCTAAATCTGATACTGCTCTCCCAGGAAACAAAATGTACATACTCATTACAGATTTATTTCGTCACAGCATCCATAATGATATGATGGTAACAAGCAGTACACCTCCTTTGCAAATATTCTGATTTTCACATTGCACTtctgaaaaaattaaaacataccTTTTATAATATCCACCTACAAGTGAACTAACATTGGTTTTAAGCATATGGGGggtgagaaaaaaagaaaatgatgagCACAATATTTATGAGAGGatttcatacattttaccctaACAAGTTGGTACCTAAAATTAGATTGAATCGGGCAAGATGAGAGTTTCCGGAAGGAGGGCTTAGCAACTCGGTGGCATGGAGGATCGCAAAACATTTGATTATGGAATCTGGTTGGGTCAAATAATCCCAGAATAGTGGGATTCTTGAAGGggtttgaattcaaaagtccTGTTTTATCTTGCCATGCACACTGCCAACCTATTATGATCCTCAACACGTCTGAATCGCTAAACCATCCCTCTCCCCGTTTTATCTGTATCCAATCTAATTATGGTTGCCAAAAGGGCCCTAGGAGTTCTCTCTCATCAGATACAATGAGGTGGAAAGAATTCAAATACATCGATCACTGGTTACCAACTAAAGGGCATCATCAACTCCGGTTTGAAACCAAATGATTCGGAATCCAAGCCAGTTGCCTCTAAATGGACGGCAGTCAGTATTTCCTTCTCGTcacaaatattttcaaaattgacaCCATAACCAAAAAAATCACTGTTTACGTGACCATTCCCCACTCTTTCCCCCACTTTTGTGCTTGAGCTGGACCTCCGTAATGCAAATATCCTTTGAAGCAGCCTTGCACATGTCGTATACAGTAAGTCCTGCAACAGCCACAGCCGTCAGTGCTTCCATCTCCACACCCGTTTTACCGGTAGTCGTAGCCTCTCCTTCTATCTCCACGCTAAATTCCTCCTTATTAAGAGTAAGATCAACACGGATGTGTGTCAGCGAAATATTATGGCACAAAGGGATGAGACTGCTCGTCTGCTTAGCACCGTTGATTCCGGCAATTTTCGCCACATTTAGAACGTCTCCTTTTGCTATCTGGTTGGAGGAAACGAGATTGAACACTTTTGGGCCGAGGAGTACTCTGCAATTAGCTATGGCGACTCTTTTTGTGTCTTCTTTTGAGGATATATCTACCATTGTGGCCTGCCCACTACTGTCAACATGAGTTAGTTTAGGTTGGCTTTTGACAGAAGGAGAACCTAGCTGGGGTTCCTTAGAAGCACTTAGGGTAAAAGCACCGCTTGAAGGGGCTTCGCCAAATATCGACTCCATTTCCTGAGATTATAGGTTACATGAAAATGTAATGGAGAGAATAATAGATCAGTGCAATGATATAGAAATCATTTGTGAGTGGTGTATACTATTGCTATCCAATCATTAAGATTATTGAGTTTAGTATGCATGTTATACAGCTCTACGCGAAACAGAGTACCAACGTATACATGATAAATGTTTTCAGCCAAAGAAAAATCAGATGGAGATTATCAGTTTGCTAACAACTGTCAGTGATTTAAGCACATATTTACGAATATAAATGCTCTACACATGCTTTAAACTACATCATACACAGTATCAACTATAAGCAATTTGATAAACAACAGTATCTCATACTCTCAGGCCAAATTGGACTGATAAATCATTTAGCATGCAACTATAAACCACGGTCATAATAGTGGAGGTATAAGTTCACCTATTCGGTTATTGAGCAAAGAAGTGATGAAACAGAACTCAGAAGATAGAGGGAAGAGTCGCGGAACTTTTCTAAAATGTTATAAAATGTATAATCAATGGTAATAAGCAGTTACCATGAAATACAGTCTACTTTGATTGCCGAAAAATAATCACATATTAAAGAACCAAATATGCAATTATTTGAATATCACCATAAGTACCACCTCAATCTACTAGTTTGGAACTAGAATGTATGGATATTATAATAAGCTAGCTCTTTACTCATGGAAGAGGCACAGATACACCTCAGTTTAATATATTTGTTTGGACAAATTGCACAAGGGTTCACAAAAAGCCTTTCTTCAATTCTTTTGTGTGCTATGGTACAAGTATTTTCCAATGATAAAGCTTCAACATTTCATTGATTATTGTTATGGGTAATCTAATCTATTTAGAAATCAGAGGCCATTGTGTGGGCTACAGCCAATTGTCACCCTAATCTGAAAGTATACGCCAGAGAAAGTTTCGCCTATACTCTATGGAACAAGATTTGCCACTAATTTAGGTCAGGATGGGCAGTATGTATCCAGTTGACAAGGTATGGATGCAGAACATTCCCTGTCAACTACAAAACGCAAAGAACCTTTTTCGACCtttttccaataaaaaaaagaacttggAATATCTTTGTGATCACTTTTTTTAAACCATTCATGcatttaaaagatttgatttGATAAAATCAGGTGTTAATCCGGGAAAGGATTGATTCCCCAACTTGCAACCAATCAATTTAAGTGCAATCAAcgaaaatttaatgaaattagTAAAAGAATAATGGACATATATGCAGATTGCAATTGAAGAATTAATCACTTAGTTGCAATagagtttaaattaaattgaagattaattttagaaaattaagttttccaaaattttaatcCTTAAATGGAAATCTAGCTTATTATTTTCAAGAAACTTGTTGCCATTAGAGCAATTCCGTCAATGAGTTAAAGATactgcatgacaagtgacaacaCAATTAAGAACAATTAAGATAGAATTCAAGAAACAAACAGGAGAATAAAGAAAAATCTATGGCAAGAGTATAGGTATTCAAGTAAAGCATATTAGTGGCCTGCAGCACAAAATTCACCCTCTGCAGGGTCGTCCTATGGCTAATAAAATGCCAAGCCCAGTGACATGCCGTGATACTTGCTGCAGTGATTGTGTCTTTAAACAATTAATTACTTGTTGTTCTTGATCATTTTGCTGTGGGAAGCTCACTTTTTATTTGATTACTTAATTAGCAATGCTTGCAAGTGAATAATTGTCCTGAATAAATATTACTCTTCTATCATGAAATAATTTCATGTATTGCTTTCTGAAGATTTGTAATACCAGTTTCTTTGTTCGTGACATCTTGTATATGCAGCATAGTTTTTTCAGAACCCCAAAGCAGCAACTTCATGAAGAAGTCAGCGCTACTTCAGGAAAAATAATATCACTAGCATTACAAATATGTAACCTCCTTATTCATATATTAGGTGTTTTCAGCTCTGAAATGTGAGATGATATGGTACTTTTCACCTAAAGAGGAGCATTAAGCATTTGAAATAATAACTAGACAGGCAGCTTTTCGTTAAGATATAACAAGCTACTTTAATCGAATGACTCTTAACTGGTCATATGCAGTAATGATTTCTTAAATGGCAAAAAGATTCATTGTAGGTCAATTCATCTCGGAAGAAAGATTGGTTACACTGACAAGCGTAAAGAGATTACCTTATTAAGCTCCGTGATTGCATGATCATAACCATCGTTACTGACGAAGCGTCTTCCTAGAGAATAGTGAGCTCTCATTGATCTTAGAAGCATGCTCCGAACAATAACCATTGTAATGCTGATATGTTTATCTAGATAACTGAAATAGGGGAGAAACATACCTAATCAGAGGATCCAGAACAGTAACATACTTTTCTCTACACAACAATCAACAAAAATCTCCTAAGCATTAAGAAGCTTCAATATCTCACAGCAATCCAAGGAAAGGATCTCTATGTCCATGCTGGAAAGATTTTGTACAGTTACCTCTTTCTTTGTTACTAGTAGAGGCAAGCTGTTCAATAGAATCACTTTCGTTTTCCGCATAAGTGTGCAAATTTTGAAATGCAAATGAACACGAATATAAGCTTCAAAAACCAACCTTAAAATCGGAAATCAAAACCATGGATGCCAGCACATTGATTTGGATAAGCAGAAGATGAAAAAGAGGGAAAAGCAAAAGGTGGAGCAGTATGACAAGAATAGTCAGTGCCTAAAGATGCGGCACTGAGAGAAAAAAGGAGGTGACAGGGTAGAGAAAGGGGAGGGACAATGAAGGGTGGAGGAAGGAGACCACAGCCCAGATATCTGAAGTAGAAGGCAGAGCAGGGGTTGGGTGCGGATTTGTGTGCATATTTTGGGTCTACTTGCACCCCATGCATCCATACACATCATTCCTCAGGGTTTTTGGGAGACTAACCCTacagaattttttaattataaaaatagacattcaaaatttttatttataaaattaggctTAAACGGTAAATAGTTTACCTTTTTTAGATTCACTGCTTTCTAGAAGTATTAAGTCATTCACCGCTTTTCCCAAATTTTTTCTCATCCGAACTCCGAAGGATGTATAAcattaaacaataaaaataattttaatgttttgaGAAAGCAATAAACAGTTTACCGCATTTAAaaaacggtgaatcgttcaccgcataAGACtagtttataaataattttttttgaaggcctatttttacaattattattttttaagcctattaataaaaaaaaattctcattcaTCGCCCCCTTATATTTGATGGtaaatatcttaaaaatataatctaattaaataaatacaatatataatatgtaaagaGCCTATATACAAACAAACATAAAAGTTCTGAAAGGCCATTATCTAGCCATCAAATAGTCCCAAAAAAATCAATGGTAGAGaaaagattcttttttttttttgggtgtgtgTTGAAGGAATCAGTgttcaaaatttatgattttttgatatgtaGGTCTTTTGAACTTGAGTTAGATTATGATATTGAAGCCTCCGTGATATAATTTTAGGGccttatcataaaaaaaaaaaggtaaaaatgtatagaaacctTCTCAACTATATGCTTTTTTGAAGAAGACTCCTCAGCTATATTTCAATTGAGCCCCTCTCAAttcgatttattttattttaatttttatactaagttaaaacttttattaaagTGAATAATCAATTTAGATTTATTTGCCAGAAGAAcaattaaagttattaaatttgatgaataaactgatgaatttgataaaatctctaatttaattgactaaaatcgCTAAATTCTAGAAAAACGagtttaattagataaataaggactacaattttttaaagatgattttatgcataaaaaaaaaatcatgcattttgAATGCCTATTATCTGGCCATCAAGAAATAGAGGATGAACAATTCAGCGTTGGCAGAAGGACAAAGTGGTTACCGTGAGAGGAGATGGCACAGCCCGAGGGGAGGCGGGTGTTGGAGTGTGAGGGGGGTCAGAGTGCGAGGGGCGTCGGAAGACTGCCTCTACCGTCGCCACTACGGGGGGTTTTCGATCGCCAGCCACACCACGCCCACAAtactctcctctttctctctccctctctctcaccccACCCCCAAAATTCATTCATGTAGAGCCctaatactctctctctctctctctctctctcaaatagtAATGGAAGATACCCAACACCCTCTCCAAATTATATTTAGGGGCCATATTGCGCTATTAGTAATGCTACATTATTTACTGAATTATTATATACGAAATAAAGCAAATGCACTAATCTGAAaagatttatataaaatttttataatccCGGCAGTATAAGGCCAACCAAAAAGGCCCTGGAATAATCTTGCGCTATTACTTATCATGTATTACTAGCAAAATTACGTAACgttataatttaaaaagctCTATGAATAATTCCTAGTAATCCTGGCAGAATaagatgaaccaaacatgtctataggtaaaatatataagaaaaattgcTACAAGTACACTCCATATAGAGTGCGCTTCTTACTCCCTTTACATTCTTAGATTTAAAAATCCTAATACGTTTtcgttaaaagaaaaaagaaatttatatgGCAAACGAATAAATCTATATTATAAAGAGCCTAGGGCGTAAGATCCACACTTATGATATGGATATATATGTTGGATTGGtcgatatattattttattaaatcatgACAGTTGAAATTTTTAAGGGTGAAAATCGAAAACCTAGCTCCAAAtcttacaagaaaaaaaatctttgtaccaaataaattatcattaattaaattattcttaccataattatttaattcagattcggcaaaaattcggtacgggtatagtacgaataaaatttgtatcctataaattcataaaaaattatggctaaaaaacggattcgccaattatttggatacgtgatttatatggatattatacgttcaccaattaaaaatatatgataaaaaattcggctagtaaattaagtttttttttcgtctagatttatgctattagcataaatactcataattcctaagaatataaaaataaagaactacaaaattaagcagattaagtaaaaaaagaatagcaaactatattatgccccacaatatgtaaataatcaagcaaataaGCGATTAAgatagtccatatttaaatataaaacataaagatTCGCATACAAGCATAATTGGAAATTAAATACAAGATAAAGCAACAGTatcaaccatatatatatatatataagaaaactgttataaatagaaatcaaaagtaattagggagaaaaaaataatattgctAGGATTCTAAAAATATGGCACTTAACATGCAGATaataacaaatattaatttCACTCATAGTCATGGAAAATATGAATTTGTAGTTTTGTACCAAATGAAGTTGGCGTGCCGCAGCGGAACAGCGGAACTCGGAACCAGATTGCGAGTGGTGCGCGGCCACGCAGGGTGTTCCGATGGCGAGTGGCTCGCGGCCGGGGTGGTTCCAAACTTGAGATGGTGAGCAGCACTCGGCCTCGCGGAGGGTTCCGGTTGAGCGCgcagtttttcttcttttttttttttccgttttgaGCGAGCGTGCAAAGAGGAGCGGATGGAGTACGGACATCCCAACataagtcctttttttttaaaaaaaaaagggaataattCCGCGGTAGCGAAATATTCGTCaataataatctaaaaataaaaaatatatttttattttaaattttgaaagaaatttGTAT encodes:
- the LOC109716553 gene encoding uncharacterized protein LOC109716553 (The sequence of the model RefSeq protein was modified relative to this genomic sequence to represent the inferred CDS: added 139 bases not found in genome assembly), with amino-acid sequence MNEFWGWGEREGERRRRVLWAWCGRRSKNPRSGDGGSTLPTPLALRHPPPLGLCHLLSRYLDKHISITMVIVRSMLLRSMRAHYSLGRRFVSNDGYDHAITELNKEMESIFGEAPSSGAFTLSASKEPQLGSPSVKSQPKLTHVDSSGQATMVDISSKEDTKRVAIANCRVLLGPKVFNLVSSNQIAKGDVLNVAKIAGINGAKQTSSLIPLCHNISLTHIRVDLTLNKEEFSVEIEGEATTTGKTGVEMEALTAVAVAGLTVYDMCKAASKDICITEVQLKHKSGGKSGEWSRKQ